In one window of Denticeps clupeoides chromosome 2, fDenClu1.1, whole genome shotgun sequence DNA:
- the itga3b gene encoding integrin alpha-3b, producing MAPPAPPALLLLLLCCAPDGRGFNLDVRFPVVKEGGTPGSLFGFSVAQHEQTRGSRRYLLLAGAPKEKALPRLKVNETGALYSCPISTDPSDCSRVDIIGSVDSSEMVEGMWLGVTVASQRQLTGGRVLACGHRYAKNVWSGFEEEQRMVGRCFVRGNDLTFDRFDEWQTHTYTTCNSAFDFRQEGMCNLGISGGMTETDVYLGSTGSYTWQGNVHVTWRNPDPANSWDSNVRAFEPLETKRYSYMGYSVLEETRLLSRDESTVVTGSPRDDSKGSVTLAKKDKTLVPVLTVQGEQVGSYFGSSIAVTDLNNDGWNDLIVGAPFYFDRKNEKGGAVYVFMNENGSFQPRASMVLTGPVDSGFGLTVAAIGDVNQDGFQDFAVGAPFHGSGKVFVWMGSVNGISTKPSQVIEGSEVGAEGFRTFGYSLSGGMDMDGNKYPDVLVGSLDDRVALLRARPVIHLSRNFTVEPKTIDPSDCVDNRPCVTVRVCFSYTLSNGNTDFKRDVNLLYTVDSDKNRRISRVRFLANKMNSYTGSLSISSARCEELPLTINEPVKNKLDPVVFTLNVSLQEQKAKARRALQNLDSFPVLSDKEHVVERSVINFKKECGDDNQCFSNLRLRAQFADDQFSPFPRHGEMQVMEFEKDTKKLALIVVVTNLPEPGRQAEDAHQALLNITFPPALQYAAVRAQDIECHAEDTLSFVICELGNPFKSKQNTTMQLIFETSGITLYTDTIDLLLQLSTLSVQNDLDPVQVGLKVENKIAASFSIEKPVVWTYFSGAVKGESAMNTTSDVGSQVEFRFKVEGPEEPLGSLGTLVVEFEWPYEVASGKWLLYLTEIVTRGTSEAHCTPPGQVVNLLNLTLSEEKSRRLRRDVVFPTPQSVRAQAVSLLPVRKESFELECSKGTARCVTFSCPLLNMSRKAEVIVRSRVWNSTMLEDYINALTVTVKGSATLKLATDKPTIRMDSVNRQFLLNVDPVLRKETPYEVPLWVFIVAALAGVLLLGIISLILWKCGFFRRASRREMYEAKAQKAEIKIQPSETEWLTEDY from the exons ATGGCTCCCCCGGCTCCCCCtgcgctgctcctgctgctcctctgctGCGCCCCGGACGGCCGCGGCTTTAACCTGGACGTCCGCTTCCCGGTGGTGAAGGAGGGGGGGACCCCGGGCAGCCTGTTCGGGTTCTCGGTGGCGCAGCACGAGCAGACGCGGGGATCCCGCCGATACCT GCTCCTGGCCGGGGCGCCCAAGGAGAAGGCGCTACCTCGGCTCAAGGTGAACGAGACCGGGGCGCTCTACTCCTGCCCCATCAGCACCGACCCCAGCGACTGCTCCCGGGTCGACATCATCGGCTCGG TGGACTCGTCTGAGATGGTGGAGGGCATGTGGCTCGGGGTGACGGTGGCCAGCCAGAGGCAGCTGACGGGGGGACGCGTGCTG GCGTGCGGCCATCGCTACGCCAAGAACGTCTGGAGCGGCTTCGAGGAGGAGCAGCGCATGGTGGGACGATGCTTCGTGCGCGGAAACGATCTGACGTTCGACCGGTTCGACGAATGGCAGACCCACACGTACACGACGTGCAACTCCGCCTTCGACTTCCGCCAGGAGGGCATGTGCAACCTGGGCATCTCGGGGGGCATGACGGAGACGGACGTCTACCTCGGCTCCACCGGCAGCTACACCTGGCAGG GCAACGTGCACGTCACCTGGAGGAACCCCGACCCGGCAAACTCCTGGGACTCCAACGTCAGAGCCTTCGAGCCGCTGGAAACCAAGCGCTACAGTTACATGG GATACTCTGTGCTTGAGGAGACAAGGCTGCTGAGCCGTGACGAGTCCACAGTGGTGACGGGGTCTCCGCGAGACGACTCCAAGGGTTCTGTCACACTGGCCAAGAAGGACAAAACCCTGGTTCCTGTGCTGACCGTCCAAGGAGAGCAAGTGGGGTCCTATTTCGGAAGCAGCATTGCCGTGACTGACCTAAACAATGATGG CTGGAACGACCTGATTGTCGGGGCGCCGTTCTACTTTGACCGCAAGAACGAGAAAGGGGGTGCGGTGTACGTCTTCATGAATGAGAACGGCTCCTTCCAGCCGAGGGCCAGCATGGTGCTGACGGGCCCCGTCGACTCCGGGTTTGGCCTGACTGTGGCTGCGATTGGAGATGTCAATCAGGACGGTTTCCAAG ATTTTGCTGTTGGAGCTCCTTTCCATGGATCAGGGAAGGTCTTCGTATGGATGGGAAGTGTGAACGGCATTTCAACAAAACCTAGTCAG GTGATTGAGGGAAGTGAAGTGGGCGCTGAGGGCTTTCGCACGTTCGGCTACTCCCTCAGCGGGGGCATGGACATGGACGGCAACAAATACCCCGACGTCCTGGTGGGCTCCCTGGACGACCGCGTGGCCCTTCTGAG GGCGCGTCCTGTCATTCACCTCTCCAGGAACTTTACGGTGGAGCCAAAAACCATTGACCCAAGTGACTGTGTGGACAATAGGCCATG CGTGACGGTCCGAGTGTGCTTCTCCTACACTCTCAGCAACGGGAACACAGACTTCAAGCGGGACGTCA ACCTGCTCTACACTGTGGATTCGGACAAGAACCGCAGGATCTCCCGCGTCCGTTTCCTGGCCAACAAGATGAACTCCTACACTGGGTCCTTGTCCATCTCCTCAGCCAGATGTGAAGAGCTGCCACTGACTATCAAT GAACCTGTGAAGAACAAGCTCGATCCGGTGGTGTTCACGCTCAACGTCTCCCTGCAGGAGCAGAAGGCCAAGGCGCGGCGCGCCCTGCAGAACCTCGACAGCTTCCCCGTGCTCAGCGACAAAGAACATGTGGTTGAAAGAAGCGTG ATAAACTTTAAAAAGGAGTGTGGAGACGACAACCAGTGCTTCAGTAACCTGCGCCTGAGAGCCCAGTTCGCTGACGACCAGTTCAGCCCCTTTCCCAG ACACGGTGAAATGCAGGTAATGGAGTTCGAGAAGGATACGAAGAAGCTGGCCCTGATCGTGGTGGTGACCAACCTGCCTGAGCCCGGCAGACAGGCCGAGGACGCCCACCAGGCCCTGCTCAACATCACCTTCCCGCCAGCGCTGCAGTACGCGGCAGTACGAGCCCAG GATATTGAGTGCCATGCTGAAGACACACTTTCATTCGTCATTTGTGAGCTGGGGAATCCATTCAAGAGCAAACAGAAC aCCACCATGCAGCTCATTTTTGAGACCTCTGGGATCACGCTGTACACGGACACCATTGAcctcctgctccagctctcCAC TTTGAGTGTCCAGAATGACCTGGACCCGGTACAAGTCGGACTGAAAGTGGAAAACAAGATCGCCGCGTCCTTCAGCAT AGAGAAGCCGGTCGTCTGGACGTACTTCAGTGGGGCGGTGAAGGGCGAGTCGGCCATGAACACGACCAGCGACGTGGGGAGCCAGGTGGAGTTTCGGTTTAAG GTTGAGGGGCCTGAGGAGCCCCTGGGAAGCTTGGGCACCCTGGTGGTGGAGTTCGAGTGGCCCTATGAAGTTGCCAGTGGGAAGTGGCTGCTGTACCTGACCGAAATTGTCACCAGGGGAACATCAGAAGCACACTGCACTCCACCTGGCCAAGTGGTCAACCTTCTCAACCTGACT CTGTCGGAGGAAAAGTCCAGGCGTCTGAGGAGAGACGTGGTCTTCCCCACTCCACAGAGCGTCAGGGCTCAGGCCGTGTCGCTGCTTCCTGTTCGCAAGGAATCGTTTGAGCTG GAGTGTTCGAAGGGAACGGCTCGCTGCGTGACCTTCTCCTGCCCCTTGCTCAACATGTCCAGGAAAGCAGAAGTGATCGTGAGGTCGCGTGTGTGGAACAGCACCATGCTGGAG GACTACATTAACGCTCTGACGGTGACGGTGAAGGGAAGCGCCACGCTGAAGCTGGCGACCGACAAGCCCACCATCCGGATGGACAGTGTCAACAGACAA TTCCTGCTGAACGTCGACCCGGTGCTGAGGAAGGAGACGCCGTACGAGGTTCCACTGTGGGTCTTCATCGTTGCTGCGCTGGCCGGCGTCTTGCTGCTCGGCATCATCAGCCTCATTCTGTGGAAG TGTGGATTCTTCCGGCGGGCCAGCCGCAGGGAAATGTATGAGGCCAAGGCCCAGAAGGCGGAGATAAAGATCCAGCCCTCAGAGACGGAGTGGCTGACCGAGGACTATTAA